The segment GCAAAGTCCCCTAAGAGGGAACAGGACTGTTACAGGCCCTTCGGCCCTGTTTAATTTCTCAACGATGGTATCAGCAACTTTTATGCATTCCTCAGTTGTCAGGGATACTAATGTTATTTCTTTATTATGGTAATATCTTGACCTTCCTTCATACTTGGGATCCAATGATTCCTGGGTGCTCAGAACCAGAATATCAGCTGCTCCGGGCACAACAACAAGGGGTATACGTTTTTCAACAGCTGCATCCATGCGCCTGCTGCTGCATTTATGGAGTCCTCCGTAATGCATTCCAACCATCTCATTTAATGCCCAATCGAATACACCGTTAAAGTAGTTTTCCTGGACCATTCTGTCCATACATTCTCCGCCAACGCCATTTGCATGGAAGGTGTATACCTCAAAATTCTCATTTTCAAACATAGGAAGGATAATTTTTACTGCCGGAGGCGTTATGGTTCCAAGCAATGTCATGCCTACCCTCTTTGTCATAACGGGTTCTTCCTGGGATTTGAATTTCAGCATGCCCACAATTGCATTGACTCCATTTTCAAAGATCCTTTTGCTAACTGAATTTAATCCAAGGATATCAACCACTGTATGCATTACCATAGCATCATTATGGCCTATGATCTCACCAAATTTGTGTTCTCCTGAAGCTATGGTGGAAAGGGTAAGCTTTGGTGCCAGGAGTGGCAATGCTTCCATGGCGCTCTTGGCGATTATGGCTCCTTCTGCGCCACCTATGGCAATTAAAGCATCAATTTTACCTTCCTTGCTCATTTTTGATACAACTTTCCAAATACCTTCAATCATTCCGTTAACAGCAGCGCCTCTGGATCCTCTTGCAATCAGTTCCTCAATCGTGTATCCTGCAGCCTGCGCTACTTCATGTCTCGAAGTATCAGGAACCACCCCGACCGGATCCCGTAGTATTCCACAGTCTATAACCCATCCCCGCAACCCGTGCTTTTCGACTAAACTTCTGATATACTGAGCTTCACGGCCTTTGGTGTCACAGGTTGCAACAATTGCTACCGTTTTCATGTGACCACCTCACTAGTTTAATAATGATATTAAAGCGCTTTATCAACAAATTCTGCCAAACTATATACATTAACTCCGGCTTGCTTAAGCCCTACATAATCATTGGCTGCTGATACAATAATGGCATCAGCCCCGGTTTCAGCAAATTCATTAATAATCCGCAGAAGCATTTTATCTGCAATATTCGGGCATAATGAGGAATATAAAGCATTCGGAGTAGCATGTGCTTCTTTTTTATACCAAAGCATCTCAATTAGCTCTGTTCCTGGAACAGAAGCCAGAATTTTTCTTGGCGATTCTGTATTATCGCATTTTCTTGAAAGGAAACTATCATCATGGTATACTACTTTATTATCAACTCCATTGGAAAATCTTATACCAGCTTCTTCTACGAATTCGCTGAAATCCAATACTCTTGCTTCCAGCTTCAAACCGAATATTTCATTAAGATTGCTTAAAAAATACCTTTCTTGTGTATCAAGGGCTACTATTGTTTTTGCCCCGGTGGACTTCAATTGCTCTATAAGGTCCAGTGCTTTTTGATAAGCTTCATTGTAGTATCCAAGACTATAAAGTTCATAAGTTCCTCTTACTTCATTTACACCGGCAACCTTTATACCAAGTTTATTGAATACTGACAGGGCTGCTTTTGCAATTTCAACTGCCTTAAAAGGTATGACTCCTCCTGCAAGAAGCAGTACATCACCTTTATCGGGCAATGAAGCCCACAAGTTCTTGAACTCGTCAGAAATATTTGATGAATAAACATTATCCCATTCCATCAAAGTATTCTTTAAATCTTTTACATGCTTAGGTTCAATATTTAAATCAACAGAGTCTCTCCTTGCTGCCAGAATAAATTCCTGAGGGTCATAATTGCCTTTGCACCAGCTACGGCAATAATCGCACAAGCAACATTTATACATGGCTTCAGCAAATGGCTCATCAAATTTGATGATATCTTTTTCTGCTGCGTATAAGGCAAGTCCGCGAGATCTTGGTGACTGAGTCTCGTCATTAGTCATGGTTGCAACTGTACAAACCTGGCGGCACATCCAACAAAATCTGCAATTATCATAATGGTTTTTTGTATTAAGGTAATTCATCGATTGATTCCTCCTAAACTCCCATTTTACCCGGATTCATTATATTGTTTGGATCAAGAGCCTTCTTAAGTTTGGTCAAGACTTGCATAGCTGGTCCATATTGTGCTTCCATCATATGTCCAAGCTTAAGTCCGACTCCATGATGCTCATTTATAATTCCGCCGTGCTCCAGGCAAACTTTTATACATTCAGACCATATTTTCTGATAAAGCCTTATTGCTTCATTAGGATCTTCAGGTACATAATCTTTATCAACGATAAATCTGTCATACATCATGCATCCCCAATCATACCAGTGTGAGAAGTGCGCAATAAATTTGGTACCTGGAAAACTTTCTGCTTTCTTTTTCATAGCCCAATAGATATCCTCAATTTTGTCATAGGTAGCTACAGTATCCATTGTTCCGAAAGCTTCGGGAAGGTCCAGACAATAAGGCGGGAAATAGAATTTGTATTTATTTATCCACCACTGATCACCAAATTTACTTCCAAGGTCTCTTATGGCTGTTCTCTTGCAAATTTCTATGGCCTTACTCATCTGAATGTCCACTATTTCTTCTTCTCCATCAAATCCAAATACAAGGAATGATCCAGCACCAACTTTTTCACCAAAAACTCTTTCAATCTGGTGGATGGTTTCAGGCTCGTCGTACATTCTTATTACAGTTGGCTGCAGCCTTGCATTCATTATTTTTCTTCCTGCTTCCAATGAGTCATGCATATCTTTAAAGAGGAAGGCCATAAACTTGCGGCATTTGGGATGTTCAAAAACTTTTAATGTTGCTTTTGTAATTATTCCGAAAGTACCTTCAGATCCTACAAAGAACTGGTTCAGATCAGGTCCTGCGGCATTCCTTGGAACAGGAAGAGTATTAATTATATCACCATTTGGAAGAACTACTTCCATATTTACAATTAAATCTTCTATTTTACCATACTTGGTTGAAAGCACCCCGGTGCCTCTATGTGCCAGGAA is part of the Clostridiaceae bacterium genome and harbors:
- a CDS encoding (Fe-S)-binding protein, with amino-acid sequence MNYLNTKNHYDNCRFCWMCRQVCTVATMTNDETQSPRSRGLALYAAEKDIIKFDEPFAEAMYKCCLCDYCRSWCKGNYDPQEFILAARRDSVDLNIEPKHVKDLKNTLMEWDNVYSSNISDEFKNLWASLPDKGDVLLLAGGVIPFKAVEIAKAALSVFNKLGIKVAGVNEVRGTYELYSLGYYNEAYQKALDLIEQLKSTGAKTIVALDTQERYFLSNLNEIFGLKLEARVLDFSEFVEEAGIRFSNGVDNKVVYHDDSFLSRKCDNTESPRKILASVPGTELIEMLWYKKEAHATPNALYSSLCPNIADKMLLRIINEFAETGADAIIVSAANDYVGLKQAGVNVYSLAEFVDKAL
- a CDS encoding FAD-binding oxidoreductase, yielding MKTINRNYRDQMIISELEDVVGAENVSTIEVDKLVHAVDYYWIPRVWVDRGRKPKMPDCIVYPNSAEEVSKIVKIANYYKIPVIPWGGGSGSQGGALPVEGGICVDMKKMNRVIELNESAYTVTAETGIIHQHLEWEINKKGYSTMHLPASVGCATLGGFLAHRGTGVLSTKYGKIEDLIVNMEVVLPNGDIINTLPVPRNAAGPDLNQFFVGSEGTFGIITKATLKVFEHPKCRKFMAFLFKDMHDSLEAGRKIMNARLQPTVIRMYDEPETIHQIERVFGEKVGAGSFLVFGFDGEEEIVDIQMSKAIEICKRTAIRDLGSKFGDQWWINKYKFYFPPYCLDLPEAFGTMDTVATYDKIEDIYWAMKKKAESFPGTKFIAHFSHWYDWGCMMYDRFIVDKDYVPEDPNEAIRLYQKIWSECIKVCLEHGGIINEHHGVGLKLGHMMEAQYGPAMQVLTKLKKALDPNNIMNPGKMGV